From one Streptomyces spiramyceticus genomic stretch:
- a CDS encoding DUF397 domain-containing protein: MMRHDLPEDKWHKSSYSSDNGGQCVEKQMTADRRVGVRDSAFPALGAHVFGEAQWQEFVSAVQIGAV; the protein is encoded by the coding sequence ATGATGCGGCACGACCTCCCCGAGGACAAGTGGCACAAGTCCTCCTACAGCAGCGACAACGGGGGGCAATGCGTCGAGAAGCAGATGACTGCGGACCGTCGCGTCGGCGTCCGGGATAGTGCGTTCCCCGCTCTGGGCGCCCATGTGTTCGGTGAAGCCCAGTGGCAGGAGTTCGTCTCAGCCGTGCAGATCGGCGCCGTCTGA
- a CDS encoding DUF5753 domain-containing protein, with protein sequence MFQEQLSIESDAVRILLFQPLLVPGLLQTREYAEESIRGVEKTASDEQIESYVSVRMGRQEILRENAPQVVCLLDEAVLRRTVGGPKTMAAQLQKLIELNNPPRLSIQVIPFGQGWHAGLDGAFSIFSYPDPMDLDVVSLGYLDGSLYLEEDGPVERYQLAFDQLRASALPSRQSMDLISQTARDLNKT encoded by the coding sequence ATGTTCCAGGAGCAGTTGAGCATCGAGTCAGACGCGGTCCGCATCCTTCTCTTCCAGCCGCTCCTTGTCCCTGGCCTCCTCCAGACGCGCGAGTACGCCGAGGAATCCATCCGGGGAGTGGAGAAGACCGCCTCCGACGAGCAAATCGAGTCGTATGTCTCCGTACGGATGGGCCGACAGGAAATACTGCGCGAGAACGCTCCGCAGGTCGTCTGCCTCCTGGACGAGGCGGTACTACGCCGCACGGTTGGAGGGCCCAAGACCATGGCCGCCCAGCTCCAGAAGCTGATCGAACTGAACAACCCCCCGAGGCTCTCGATTCAGGTCATTCCGTTCGGGCAAGGCTGGCATGCGGGCCTCGACGGCGCCTTCAGCATCTTCAGTTACCCCGACCCCATGGATCTGGACGTGGTCAGCCTCGGGTACCTCGACGGGTCTCTTTATCTGGAGGAGGATGGTCCTGTCGAGCGGTACCAGCTAGCTTTTGACCAACTCCGAGCTTCAGCTCTACCGTCACGACAATCCATGGATCTGATCTCGCAAACGGCGCGAGATCTGAACAAAACTTGA
- a CDS encoding ATP-binding protein, with protein MAEAGTQQYRQELAVDPQGFARIRRIVGAYLRYWGRDELVPPAAMCVTELLTNVHRHAGSAACVLVLQTSSSGVRIVVSDESPALPVVREPDWFAESGRGMFLLSSTVDAWGADPTREGKDVWIEFRAATEGTAA; from the coding sequence ATGGCAGAAGCAGGCACGCAGCAGTACCGACAAGAACTCGCCGTTGACCCCCAGGGCTTCGCGCGCATCCGACGGATCGTCGGCGCGTACCTGCGGTACTGGGGCCGGGATGAATTAGTCCCGCCCGCCGCGATGTGCGTAACGGAGCTGCTCACCAATGTGCACAGGCACGCGGGCTCCGCTGCCTGCGTCCTTGTCCTCCAGACCTCGTCCTCCGGTGTGCGCATCGTCGTCAGCGACGAAAGCCCGGCCCTCCCCGTCGTTCGTGAGCCGGACTGGTTCGCCGAGAGCGGGCGCGGCATGTTCCTGCTCAGCAGCACAGTCGATGCCTGGGGAGCTGACCCAACGCGCGAAGGCAAGGACGTGTGGATCGAGTTCCGTGCCGCTACCGAGGGGACCGCCGCATGA
- a CDS encoding DUF397 domain-containing protein produces MCSVKPSGRSSSQPCRSAPSEVSTDTSGKDALYALDLSEVEWVGAPGSDPHDRVEIAHLPEGAVAMRNSACPEDPPLRYTAAEWKAFTLGVRDGEFDVETHH; encoded by the coding sequence ATGTGTTCGGTGAAGCCCAGTGGCAGGAGTTCGTCTCAGCCGTGCAGATCGGCGCCGTCTGAGGTGAGCACCGATACCAGCGGGAAGGACGCTCTCTACGCGCTCGACCTGAGCGAAGTCGAGTGGGTAGGTGCGCCTGGGAGCGATCCGCACGACCGCGTTGAGATCGCACACCTGCCCGAAGGTGCCGTGGCCATGCGGAACTCTGCATGCCCGGAGGACCCACCGCTCCGTTACACGGCGGCTGAGTGGAAAGCATTCACCCTCGGCGTTCGCGACGGCGAGTTCGATGTCGAGACGCACCACTGA
- a CDS encoding helix-turn-helix domain-containing protein → MPSHPRPTVRRRRLGGELKRLREAAGIKMEQAAERIGGDKSKISRQENGRQGVSKLEV, encoded by the coding sequence TTGCCAAGCCATCCACGACCGACCGTGCGGCGCCGCAGGCTCGGCGGTGAGCTCAAGCGGCTGCGAGAAGCCGCCGGCATCAAGATGGAACAGGCCGCCGAGCGCATCGGCGGAGACAAGTCCAAGATCTCCCGACAGGAGAACGGCCGCCAAGGGGTCAGCAAACTGGAGGTCTAA
- a CDS encoding DUF397 domain-containing protein produces the protein MTDLRELEGAFWHKSSHSGTDNGCVERGKLRTGRQAVRDTKDRGRGALVFDADIWQNFVNGVRNDAL, from the coding sequence GTGACCGACCTGCGAGAACTGGAAGGCGCGTTCTGGCACAAGAGCAGCCACAGCGGCACAGACAACGGATGCGTCGAGCGTGGCAAGCTCCGCACCGGCCGCCAGGCCGTACGAGACACGAAGGATCGTGGACGAGGCGCCCTCGTCTTCGACGCGGACATCTGGCAGAACTTCGTCAACGGCGTCCGGAACGACGCGCTCTGA